In Polyangiaceae bacterium, one genomic interval encodes:
- a CDS encoding J domain-containing protein, producing the protein MTLSPARVSITTTKRRRFLWCAWWTGGPVRSPFRPPDAYSGGARTLEEAKEHAARAAGCPVVEIEPLWARAFIRLQQGLPPFVEKKPRRPPEEPSQRFRPSVVDRSADPFMILGLSAAASVDDIQRAFRMRAFETHPDRGGKTADFIRVKWAQLEALERARKRRCRP; encoded by the coding sequence ATGACCTTGTCGCCCGCACGGGTTTCCATCACCACCACCAAGCGTCGCCGCTTTCTCTGGTGCGCTTGGTGGACGGGCGGGCCCGTACGCTCGCCATTTCGTCCGCCAGATGCGTATTCGGGCGGCGCGCGGACCCTGGAGGAAGCGAAGGAACACGCCGCGCGGGCTGCAGGCTGTCCAGTTGTGGAAATCGAGCCGCTATGGGCACGTGCATTCATTCGATTACAGCAAGGGTTGCCGCCGTTCGTCGAAAAGAAACCTCGACGCCCGCCCGAAGAACCTTCGCAGCGATTCCGGCCCAGCGTGGTCGATCGATCGGCCGATCCATTCATGATTCTGGGGCTTTCAGCGGCAGCATCGGTCGATGACATTCAGCGCGCTTTTCGCATGCGGGCATTCGAAACGCATCCCGATCGTGGCGGCAAAACAGCCGATTTCATCCGCGTGAAGTGGGCTCAGCTCGAAGCGCTCGAGCGCGCACGAAAACGAAGGTGTCGCCCGTAG
- a CDS encoding GFA family protein, with protein sequence MITGGCFCGRVRYQITSPLGPGRSCHCSRCRKAFSGAGSAYAEVTPGSFSWVSGEDNLSHYGTAAGWGLCFCRSCGSTLCGMASGNVHGVTLGSVDGDPGVQIEMHIFVGSKAPWDHIGGHAPQHEAFPPDAPTNEH encoded by the coding sequence ATGATCACCGGTGGTTGCTTTTGCGGACGCGTTCGATACCAGATTACTTCACCGCTCGGGCCGGGGCGTAGTTGTCACTGTTCTCGGTGTAGAAAAGCATTCAGTGGCGCCGGCTCCGCATACGCCGAAGTGACGCCGGGTTCATTCTCATGGGTGTCCGGCGAAGACAATCTGAGCCACTACGGCACGGCTGCCGGATGGGGCCTATGCTTTTGCCGGAGCTGTGGCAGCACGCTGTGCGGCATGGCATCAGGAAACGTGCACGGCGTCACGCTCGGAAGCGTGGATGGCGATCCTGGTGTGCAGATCGAAATGCACATCTTCGTCGGGTCCAAAGCTCCGTGGGACCATATTGGCGGGCACGCGCCGCAGCACGAAGCGTTTCCGCCCGATGCGCCGACGAACGAGCATTGA